One window of the Candidatus Goldiibacteriota bacterium genome contains the following:
- a CDS encoding LysE family transporter: MFGELAVNLLLGFTLAAPVGPVNSEIMRRGLQGGFKPAFLFSLGACTADFVIMIMVFSGFKNFLSGGPVERVIYFAGVIFIIYLGAKSCITAFSIKSKKTAAIYGTNYLQGFLLTLLNPMTLIWWTGLSAIVLKNSAYFWLTGGTAVLAGVLLWTLFFSVLTAGGKKVLNEKVISVISLVSGAFLIILGLFFAVQGIKGVL; this comes from the coding sequence ATGTTCGGGGAACTGGCGGTTAATTTATTGCTTGGGTTTACTCTTGCGGCTCCTGTCGGGCCTGTAAATTCAGAAATTATGCGAAGGGGGCTGCAGGGCGGATTTAAGCCTGCTTTTTTATTCTCGCTTGGCGCATGTACGGCGGATTTTGTTATTATGATTATGGTTTTTTCCGGGTTTAAAAATTTCCTGTCGGGCGGACCGGTGGAACGTGTTATTTATTTTGCCGGTGTTATTTTTATAATTTATCTTGGGGCAAAGTCATGTATAACCGCTTTCAGCATAAAATCAAAAAAAACAGCTGCGATTTACGGTACAAATTATCTTCAGGGATTTCTGCTGACTTTATTAAACCCTATGACTTTAATCTGGTGGACCGGACTGTCCGCTATTGTGCTTAAGAATTCCGCTTACTTTTGGCTTACAGGCGGAACCGCGGTGCTTGCCGGTGTTTTGTTATGGACTCTGTTTTTTTCCGTGTTAACTGCCGGTGGAAAGAAAGTATTAAATGAAAAGGTTATAAGTGTTATATCCCTTGTTTCAGGGGCTTTCCTTATTATATTGGGGCTGTTTTTTGCCGTGCAGGGAATAAAGGGAGTTCTGTAA
- a CDS encoding M20 family metallopeptidase, which produces MKPESVKNLLSDLVRIPSVNQFITGEIKAEQKIAEYLKNLSESSGLKTQLLEVSGCAPNLLITKEFKKSAPWIMFCAHMDTVSADGMNFDPFCGEEKNGRILGRGSNDDKGSIAAALWALKEVISEDNCVNNIALLFTVDEEQHRSGAAAFCNEQLPKLNFKPQGVVIAEPTSLMPIVAHAGIGHFKVIVKGIAAHASDPSKGRSAIKDMVKVMDAIEKDYIAKLTAVHPLCGKAQCSINMITGGRQINGIPDECIIRVDRRVMPGEDVDSVIPEVEKVLSGLRKQDPGLRVTAESDFKDNPLSQDLSTPFITKTLEAIKKAGLDSTPIGAAFATDAGAFSAIGLPCVVLGPGEDKNSHTADESIAVKELEEGVRVFKELMRFKY; this is translated from the coding sequence ATGAAACCGGAATCTGTAAAAAACCTTTTATCAGACCTTGTACGTATTCCTTCTGTTAATCAGTTTATTACAGGCGAAATAAAAGCGGAACAGAAAATCGCGGAATATTTAAAAAATCTGAGTGAATCTTCCGGTTTAAAAACACAGCTTCTGGAAGTTTCCGGATGCGCCCCTAATCTTCTTATTACAAAAGAATTTAAAAAAAGCGCCCCGTGGATAATGTTCTGCGCGCATATGGATACAGTCTCTGCTGACGGGATGAATTTTGACCCGTTTTGCGGGGAAGAAAAAAACGGCCGCATTCTTGGCCGCGGTTCAAACGATGATAAGGGCAGCATTGCAGCGGCTTTATGGGCGTTAAAAGAAGTAATCAGCGAAGACAATTGCGTAAATAACATTGCCCTTTTATTCACGGTGGACGAGGAGCAGCACCGCAGCGGAGCCGCGGCATTCTGCAATGAACAGCTGCCAAAACTTAACTTTAAACCGCAGGGAGTTGTAATAGCGGAGCCAACTTCTTTAATGCCAATCGTTGCACATGCCGGCATTGGGCACTTTAAGGTAATTGTAAAAGGCATTGCGGCACACGCTTCTGACCCATCCAAAGGCAGGTCCGCTATCAAGGATATGGTAAAAGTAATGGATGCTATTGAAAAGGACTATATTGCAAAACTTACTGCTGTACACCCATTATGCGGCAAAGCACAGTGTTCAATAAACATGATAACCGGCGGCCGCCAGATTAACGGAATTCCCGATGAATGTATAATACGCGTGGACCGCAGGGTCATGCCGGGAGAAGACGTGGATTCAGTAATCCCGGAAGTGGAGAAAGTTTTAAGCGGGCTTAGAAAACAGGATCCCGGCCTGCGGGTAACAGCAGAGTCTGACTTCAAAGACAACCCCCTGTCACAGGACTTAAGCACCCCCTTTATAACAAAAACACTGGAAGCAATTAAAAAAGCAGGATTAGACAGCACTCCCATAGGCGCGGCATTTGCAACAGACGCCGGCGCTTTTTCAGCCATAGGATTGCCCTGCGTGGTATTAGGCCCGGGCGAGGATAAAAATTCCCATACCGCAGATGAATCAATAGCGGTAAAAGAACTTGAAGAAGGCGTTCGTGTGTTTAAAGAATTAATGAGATTTAAATATTAA
- a CDS encoding nucleotidyl transferase AbiEii/AbiGii toxin family protein, which produces MIHRNKRQFSEVLERTSGRTGFPLRLLEKDYYLTILLGGMNEKLDENLIFKGGTCLNKIYFEYFRLSEDLDFTLVLPEQKSTKGKRSAAMKKIKNSIKEYTENLGLRLDESGPAGRNESRQYVYYMEYDSVITGAVDHVKFEVGLRANPCLPAHLKEVKHVFKNPFTEEDLFKAGNVKCMQLPEIAAEKLRAAVTRKTIAPRDFFDLHYLIMNKFDFKSLEFKELAAKKFEEDGFTRELKMYYNNLRPPEEIESMVLRFEDELYPVLTQEAKERFDLKRVIKYFKD; this is translated from the coding sequence ATGATTCACAGGAATAAAAGGCAATTTTCAGAAGTACTGGAAAGAACATCAGGACGGACCGGATTTCCGTTAAGGCTGCTTGAAAAAGATTATTATTTAACAATATTGCTGGGCGGCATGAATGAAAAACTTGATGAGAATCTTATTTTTAAAGGGGGCACGTGTCTTAATAAAATTTATTTTGAATATTTCAGGCTTAGTGAGGATCTGGATTTCACCCTTGTTCTGCCTGAACAAAAAAGTACAAAAGGCAAAAGAAGCGCGGCTATGAAAAAGATTAAAAACAGCATAAAGGAATATACGGAAAATCTGGGTTTAAGATTAGATGAATCCGGGCCTGCGGGCAGGAATGAGAGCAGGCAGTATGTTTATTATATGGAATATGATTCTGTAATTACAGGAGCGGTTGATCACGTTAAATTTGAAGTTGGTTTAAGGGCAAATCCATGTCTTCCGGCGCATTTAAAAGAGGTTAAGCACGTATTTAAAAATCCTTTCACGGAGGAAGATTTGTTTAAGGCGGGTAATGTAAAATGCATGCAGCTGCCGGAAATCGCGGCGGAAAAATTAAGAGCTGCAGTGACAAGAAAAACCATAGCTCCAAGAGATTTTTTTGATCTTCATTATCTGATAATGAATAAATTTGATTTCAAATCTTTGGAGTTTAAAGAACTTGCGGCAAAAAAGTTTGAAGAAGATGGATTTACCCGGGAATTAAAAATGTATTATAATAACTTAAGGCCGCCTGAAGAAATTGAAAGTATGGTATTAAGGTTTGAAGATGAACTGTATCCGGTGTTAACACAGGAAGCAAAAGAGCGATTTGATTTAAAAAGAGTTATAAAATATTTTAAGGATTAA
- a CDS encoding DUF1998 domain-containing protein yields the protein MGKIDLLIQDIEISKYYRGQIIKTVTLPESPARYCDTDRLILTPAQKKYLEALNLKNLYIHQAEAIKNHNNGLNSVLTTPTASGKSLAFNLPALSEIEKGRSCLYIYPAKALSNDQLISIEKMNSLSCLNFVSGVYDGDTDANTKQRLRREASVIITNPYELHQILPYHSKFADFYSRLSLIVLDEAHRYRGVFGSNIAFLIRRLLRVCNYYGVKPAVTAASGSIKNAPQFMYKLTGLPFEEISENGAPLAGKKIIFWDASKNSEKSPVTQAKDLLLSCTNNGLQTLVFTKSRRMAESIRMWASQEDGLLDIASYRAGYTPELRREIENNLKTGKSKAIISTNALELGIDIGGLDSVIMAGYPGTVSSFWQQSGRAGRSGKESVIFFIPSEDAMEQYILKFPETVMTRSFESANVSLENPNITAGQVLCALAELPYPSEGENSSTMFSDTGADLIIPELEKQGVIKHTARGLIYSGGVRPHDAVSLDSSGPLSVKVKVDGKTLEELPLSRAYETAHKGAVHLYNGETYIITELDLAQGEATAEKKSADYVTEPVTEEEVKILALKKKINFNGFSLCYGDVNVTEFFKGYRRKKAGRTLGQENLVLPPLTFNTQAVWFDMSPSVISAVSGFDLDGSMHAAEHAVIGMAPIIAMCDRDDIGGRSYSTYTNGNPVIFVYDGYEGGIGIAEKLFDSYKDWLRITLNNVSSCACEKGCPVCVFSPKCGNGNNPIDKPGSVEILKRLQQ from the coding sequence ATGGGCAAAATAGATTTATTAATTCAGGATATTGAAATATCCAAATATTACCGCGGCCAGATAATAAAAACCGTAACACTGCCCGAATCGCCCGCCAGATACTGTGACACGGACAGGTTAATATTAACACCCGCGCAGAAAAAGTATCTTGAAGCGCTGAACCTTAAGAATCTGTATATTCATCAGGCAGAGGCAATAAAAAACCATAATAACGGTTTAAACAGCGTCCTTACAACACCAACCGCTTCCGGCAAAAGCCTTGCTTTTAACCTGCCCGCGCTTTCTGAAATTGAAAAGGGCAGGTCATGCCTGTATATTTACCCGGCAAAGGCGCTTTCAAATGACCAGTTAATTTCAATTGAAAAGATGAATTCATTATCATGCCTGAATTTTGTAAGCGGCGTTTATGACGGCGATACGGATGCAAATACAAAACAGCGCTTACGCCGGGAAGCCTCCGTAATTATCACAAACCCTTACGAGCTGCACCAGATACTTCCCTATCATTCCAAATTCGCGGATTTTTATTCGCGCCTGAGCCTGATAGTTCTGGACGAAGCGCACAGGTACAGGGGCGTCTTTGGATCCAACATCGCATTTTTAATCAGACGCCTGCTGCGCGTATGCAATTATTACGGCGTGAAACCCGCCGTTACAGCCGCTTCAGGGTCAATTAAAAATGCCCCGCAGTTCATGTACAAATTGACAGGGCTGCCCTTTGAGGAGATAAGCGAAAACGGCGCGCCATTGGCTGGCAAAAAAATAATCTTTTGGGATGCCTCAAAAAATTCCGAAAAATCTCCTGTCACCCAGGCCAAAGACCTTTTACTTTCATGTACTAATAACGGCTTACAGACGCTGGTCTTTACCAAATCAAGAAGAATGGCGGAATCCATAAGAATGTGGGCGTCACAGGAAGACGGGCTGCTTGACATCGCTTCTTACAGGGCGGGTTACACTCCGGAATTACGCCGCGAGATTGAAAACAATTTAAAGACAGGAAAATCAAAAGCCATAATATCCACCAATGCCCTTGAACTGGGAATAGACATAGGCGGGTTGGACAGCGTCATAATGGCGGGCTACCCGGGAACTGTTTCCTCTTTCTGGCAGCAGTCGGGACGCGCGGGAAGAAGCGGAAAAGAATCGGTAATATTTTTTATTCCATCCGAAGACGCGATGGAACAGTACATATTAAAATTTCCCGAAACGGTAATGACGCGGTCTTTTGAAAGCGCCAATGTGTCGCTTGAAAACCCGAATATTACCGCCGGCCAGGTACTGTGCGCGCTTGCCGAACTGCCTTACCCTTCTGAAGGCGAAAACAGCAGCACCATGTTTTCTGACACAGGCGCAGACCTGATAATTCCGGAACTTGAAAAACAGGGCGTTATAAAACATACGGCGCGCGGCCTTATTTATTCCGGCGGCGTGCGCCCGCACGACGCGGTGTCACTTGATTCTTCCGGGCCTTTGTCAGTTAAGGTAAAGGTGGACGGAAAAACACTTGAAGAGCTGCCCTTAAGCCGGGCCTATGAAACCGCGCACAAAGGCGCGGTACATTTATATAACGGCGAAACATACATAATAACAGAACTTGACCTTGCGCAGGGCGAGGCCACGGCAGAGAAAAAATCCGCGGATTACGTGACAGAACCCGTGACAGAAGAAGAGGTAAAGATACTTGCCCTGAAAAAGAAAATTAATTTTAACGGTTTTTCCCTGTGCTACGGAGACGTAAACGTCACTGAATTTTTTAAAGGGTACAGAAGAAAAAAAGCGGGCCGTACTTTAGGGCAGGAAAATCTGGTGCTGCCGCCTTTAACTTTTAACACACAGGCGGTATGGTTTGATATGTCCCCTTCTGTTATATCTGCCGTATCCGGCTTTGACCTTGACGGCTCTATGCACGCCGCGGAACACGCGGTAATAGGAATGGCGCCGATTATCGCCATGTGCGACAGGGATGACATTGGCGGCAGGTCATACAGCACCTATACAAACGGAAACCCTGTAATATTTGTTTACGACGGATATGAAGGCGGTATAGGAATCGCGGAAAAACTGTTTGACTCATATAAGGACTGGCTTAGAATCACTTTAAATAACGTGTCATCATGCGCCTGTGAAAAAGGGTGCCCTGTCTGCGTCTTTTCCCCCAAATGCGGAAACGGGAATAACCCCATTGATAAACCAGGCTCTGTTGAAATTCTTAAAAGGCTTCAACAGTAA
- a CDS encoding GH3 auxin-responsive promoter family protein, producing MRYLLETAIRIKGALLQARLDKAADNPAGAQQKLLLSILKKNAACEYGKAHNFSAIRDESGYRNNVPVVRYGDVEPYIRRMLKGQKDVLVCGHIVMFSMTSGTSASPKYVPMTDESYKKTMDLTFHWLYGAIKAHPKLLAGKNIGMANKGIEEISEGNIVCGCFSGMVRSGAASRFGGIHAVPEEVSMLGDYKTRYYMTARFSFEQNVSFIVTPCPLTIINMVKTGMEYSGVIIESIRKGVLFPEGFFAGEKSDPAVIKKLSKYIKPNPKKADELESILKREGKLMPYHVWPGMRLIGCWLAGNVGYKSDELDYYFGKGIAKRDLGYIASEAACSIPYKDNYPGAVLAVESNYYEFIPEEQADSGAYTVLNCGQLEINKNYKILLTNGSGLYRYDIGDIIRVTGFYKKAPVITFQRKCNDIIDISGEKNHVNHFIETFAEIKKTAGIEVRQFRAVGNAAKSRYDIYIDADNKEEIRRMLPQLIENTLKAVNPEYLDERDSGRLDPPVFYFMKPGWEAEIMRGHINNGRRDTQYKWKSMAYEPDVKDSGFVEMTVAQSS from the coding sequence ATGAGATATCTTCTGGAAACGGCAATTAGAATAAAAGGAGCCCTGCTTCAGGCGCGTCTTGATAAAGCGGCAGATAATCCGGCAGGTGCCCAGCAAAAGCTGCTTCTGTCTATTCTTAAGAAAAATGCCGCGTGTGAATATGGCAAGGCGCATAATTTTTCTGCCATAAGGGATGAATCGGGATATAGAAATAATGTTCCCGTGGTCAGATATGGAGATGTTGAACCGTATATCAGAAGAATGCTTAAAGGTCAAAAGGATGTTCTGGTGTGCGGACATATTGTGATGTTCAGCATGACGTCCGGAACCAGTGCTTCGCCCAAATATGTGCCGATGACTGATGAATCTTATAAAAAGACAATGGACCTGACTTTTCACTGGCTTTATGGCGCTATAAAAGCGCATCCGAAGCTTCTTGCCGGTAAAAATATCGGAATGGCAAATAAAGGTATTGAAGAAATATCAGAAGGCAATATTGTCTGCGGCTGTTTCTCGGGAATGGTGCGTTCAGGGGCTGCTTCCCGTTTTGGCGGAATTCATGCGGTGCCGGAAGAAGTTTCCATGCTGGGTGATTATAAAACCCGGTATTATATGACTGCAAGGTTTTCTTTTGAACAAAACGTTTCTTTTATAGTAACCCCGTGCCCGCTGACAATAATTAATATGGTAAAAACAGGTATGGAGTACTCCGGGGTTATAATAGAGAGCATAAGAAAAGGCGTGCTTTTTCCTGAAGGGTTTTTTGCGGGTGAAAAATCAGACCCTGCTGTCATTAAGAAACTTTCAAAGTATATAAAACCAAATCCCAAAAAGGCGGATGAACTTGAAAGTATACTGAAGAGAGAAGGAAAACTGATGCCGTATCATGTCTGGCCGGGGATGCGGCTGATAGGATGCTGGCTGGCCGGAAATGTGGGATATAAGTCTGATGAACTTGATTATTATTTTGGTAAAGGTATTGCCAAAAGGGATCTGGGTTACATAGCCAGCGAGGCGGCATGTTCCATACCGTATAAAGATAATTATCCCGGGGCTGTTTTAGCTGTGGAAAGTAATTACTATGAGTTTATTCCGGAAGAACAGGCTGATTCCGGAGCTTATACGGTTTTAAACTGCGGGCAGCTTGAAATAAATAAGAATTACAAGATACTGCTTACAAACGGCAGCGGGCTGTACAGGTATGATATAGGCGATATAATAAGGGTTACGGGTTTTTATAAAAAGGCGCCCGTGATTACTTTTCAGCGAAAGTGCAATGACATAATTGATATAAGCGGTGAAAAAAACCATGTAAATCATTTCATTGAAACTTTTGCAGAAATAAAAAAAACAGCGGGTATTGAAGTCAGGCAGTTTCGGGCTGTGGGTAATGCCGCAAAAAGCAGGTATGATATTTATATTGACGCGGATAATAAAGAAGAAATAAGGCGGATGCTGCCGCAGTTGATTGAAAACACGCTTAAAGCGGTGAATCCCGAATATCTGGATGAAAGGGATTCGGGCAGGCTGGATCCGCCGGTATTTTATTTTATGAAACCGGGATGGGAAGCGGAAATTATGAGAGGGCATATTAATAACGGACGGAGGGACACCCAATATAAATGGAAGTCAATGGCGTACGAGCCGGACGTAAAGGACAGCGGTTTTGTAGAGATGACAGTCGCACAATCATCATAA
- a CDS encoding ribonuclease H-like domain-containing protein, producing MAFNPDILKKFTAQKKPEKEIPYSIKEAGLKGQITEVEGAKLLTYTEDFAITPSLPPAELFKNECECCLELLPGVRAKKAEKLKSTGINKIQDALSHEKHKQHAAGLADILSCTPEELTKKLRTRLSGSNRLFYLMSGLYAPKDLLFLDLETRSLFSETQIITIGTGYYADNKTFSVNQFTALNPDAEYEALMYLDTLSSKFKALVTYNGRSFDVPFTVSRFSYYGLRNAAKRFSALINFDLLHYCRAAFSAALAHSLKEMEMYLLKEYRDNDIDGSEVDYHYSRWLKLRKPEDINLITTHNVIDVRSMALVLNKLGEKWAK from the coding sequence ATGGCGTTTAACCCCGACATATTAAAGAAATTCACAGCGCAGAAAAAGCCCGAAAAAGAGATTCCATATTCCATTAAAGAAGCCGGTTTAAAGGGGCAGATAACCGAAGTGGAAGGGGCAAAACTGCTTACTTATACTGAAGACTTTGCAATTACACCGTCATTACCCCCTGCGGAGCTGTTTAAGAACGAGTGTGAATGCTGCCTGGAACTTTTACCGGGTGTGCGCGCCAAAAAAGCCGAGAAATTAAAGAGCACGGGCATTAATAAAATACAGGATGCCCTGTCGCACGAGAAGCATAAACAGCATGCGGCAGGCCTTGCGGATATATTGTCCTGCACCCCGGAAGAACTTACAAAAAAACTGCGCACGCGTTTATCCGGCTCTAACAGGCTTTTTTACCTTATGTCCGGCTTATACGCCCCAAAAGATTTATTGTTTCTGGATTTGGAAACCCGCAGCCTTTTTTCCGAAACCCAGATAATCACAATAGGCACAGGGTATTACGCGGACAATAAAACTTTCAGCGTTAACCAGTTTACCGCGTTAAACCCCGACGCCGAATACGAAGCCCTTATGTACCTGGATACCCTTTCGTCAAAATTCAAAGCGCTTGTCACATACAACGGCAGGTCTTTTGATGTGCCGTTTACAGTTTCCAGGTTTTCATATTACGGATTAAGAAACGCCGCAAAACGTTTTTCCGCCCTTATTAACTTTGACCTTCTGCATTACTGCAGGGCCGCGTTTTCGGCGGCTTTGGCGCATTCTCTTAAAGAGATGGAAATGTACCTTTTAAAAGAGTACCGCGATAATGACATAGACGGCTCAGAAGTGGATTACCATTATTCCCGCTGGCTGAAACTGCGAAAACCGGAAGACATTAACCTTATCACAACACATAACGTCATTGATGTGCGCTCTATGGCGCTTGTCTTAAACAAACTTGGTGAAAAATGGGCAAAATAG
- a CDS encoding prohibitin family protein — protein MAEEFYEMKKAFNRFPKTIITIGILLVVLIFFRPWALVGPGERGVMLNFGAVEDKVLNEGIHFRIPVMQSIVTLDVKVQKAMTETIAASADLQDVTSTVALNYHIIPDKANKVYQELGIQFKDRIIDPAILEVVKAVTARYSAEELITKRPIVGEEMRLKLEERLRPYNIAVDAFSIVAFSFSKVFTEAIENKQTAEQLALKAKRDLERIKIEAEQKITAARAEAESLRLQKANISADLIELRKIEANMKAIEKWNGILPNVTGAGAVPFIGVGDSK, from the coding sequence ATGGCGGAAGAATTTTACGAAATGAAAAAAGCTTTTAACAGGTTTCCAAAGACAATAATTACGATTGGTATTTTGCTGGTTGTTTTAATTTTTTTCAGGCCTTGGGCGCTGGTAGGCCCGGGTGAAAGGGGAGTTATGCTGAATTTTGGAGCGGTTGAGGATAAAGTCCTTAATGAAGGCATACATTTCAGGATTCCGGTAATGCAGAGCATAGTGACTTTGGATGTTAAAGTACAGAAAGCAATGACGGAAACAATTGCGGCTTCAGCCGACCTTCAGGATGTCACATCCACAGTGGCGCTTAACTACCACATAATTCCGGATAAAGCCAATAAAGTTTATCAGGAACTTGGAATCCAGTTTAAAGACAGAATAATTGACCCGGCAATACTTGAAGTGGTAAAGGCTGTAACCGCAAGGTATTCCGCGGAAGAACTTATTACAAAAAGGCCGATAGTCGGCGAAGAGATGCGGCTGAAACTTGAAGAACGTTTAAGGCCGTATAATATAGCGGTGGACGCGTTTTCGATTGTGGCTTTCAGTTTTTCAAAAGTGTTTACGGAAGCCATTGAAAATAAACAGACAGCGGAACAGCTGGCGTTAAAAGCGAAACGTGATCTTGAGCGTATTAAGATAGAAGCGGAACAGAAGATTACAGCCGCCCGCGCGGAAGCTGAATCTTTAAGGTTACAAAAGGCCAACATCTCTGCCGACCTTATTGAACTTAGAAAGATAGAAGCCAATATGAAAGCGATTGAAAAGTGGAACGGCATACTGCCAAATGTAACCGGCGCCGGAGCAGTGCCGTTTATAGGCGTGGGCGACAGCAAGTAA
- a CDS encoding tetratricopeptide repeat protein — protein MNEKTKLVLIRCARVYLATKNWDKAVSEYEVLYADFPDDPYIIEPLAKAYYEKGDRFKSKNLYEKVVAIFASKGDEIKVLRIKTDIAKMFPETPPQAQQ, from the coding sequence ATGAACGAAAAAACAAAGCTGGTTTTAATAAGGTGCGCAAGGGTTTATCTTGCAACCAAAAACTGGGATAAAGCCGTATCTGAATACGAAGTTTTATACGCGGATTTTCCGGACGACCCCTATATAATAGAACCGCTTGCCAAGGCATACTATGAAAAAGGCGACAGGTTCAAATCAAAAAACCTTTATGAAAAAGTCGTGGCAATTTTCGCGTCCAAGGGCGATGAAATAAAGGTTCTAAGAATAAAAACAGACATCGCAAAAATGTTCCCCGAAACCCCACCACAGGCACAGCAATAA
- a CDS encoding haloacid dehalogenase-like hydrolase: MKGEAMKPIIAVIYDFDGTLTPGSMQDYTVLPQVGIKGADFWRELETQMRKTGGDSTLTYMRMILEKAHKAGVPLTRAMFAKPAKNIKYFKGVKSHFHRLNRYIKSKMPAAEIRHYITSGGIKEIIQGTSIFKNFYNVFACEYYYNRQGKAVFPNIVVNDTNKTQYIFRINKGKEKQGESINEHMDEKIRPIPFKNMIYIGDGLTDVPSMTVVRGAGGYAVAVYAPGDKKGYKVCRQLLKAGRADLMAEADYSEGSKLTALINMLADKIIADVKYRFEAEKQRE, encoded by the coding sequence ATGAAAGGAGAAGCAATGAAACCAATAATCGCGGTAATTTATGATTTTGACGGGACGTTAACACCGGGTTCCATGCAGGACTATACTGTCCTGCCGCAGGTGGGGATAAAGGGCGCGGATTTCTGGCGCGAGCTGGAAACCCAGATGAGAAAGACAGGCGGGGATTCCACGCTTACATACATGCGTATGATACTTGAAAAAGCGCACAAGGCAGGGGTGCCGCTGACACGCGCGATGTTCGCGAAACCCGCGAAAAACATAAAGTATTTTAAAGGGGTAAAATCGCACTTTCACAGATTAAACCGGTATATAAAATCAAAAATGCCGGCAGCGGAAATACGGCATTACATAACCTCCGGCGGCATTAAAGAGATTATACAGGGTACATCCATATTTAAGAATTTCTATAATGTATTCGCGTGCGAGTATTATTATAACCGGCAGGGCAAGGCTGTATTCCCAAATATTGTCGTAAATGACACCAACAAGACGCAGTATATTTTTCGTATTAATAAAGGAAAGGAAAAGCAGGGTGAATCCATCAACGAACATATGGATGAAAAAATAAGGCCTATTCCTTTTAAAAACATGATATACATAGGAGACGGGCTGACAGATGTGCCGTCAATGACGGTTGTCCGTGGCGCAGGCGGATATGCTGTCGCGGTATACGCGCCGGGGGATAAAAAAGGGTATAAAGTCTGCAGGCAGCTGCTGAAGGCCGGGCGCGCGGATTTAATGGCGGAAGCGGACTATTCGGAAGGTTCAAAACTTACGGCTCTTATAAATATGCTTGCGGATAAAATCATCGCGGATGTAAAGTACCGTTTTGAGGCGGAAAAACAAAGGGAGTAG
- a CDS encoding metallophosphoesterase family protein: MKIAFISDIHSNYDALKTAAEFIKDSNAEAVYCAGDIIGYGAQPNECVDTLRGMRALCVRGNHEDYLLGEKDFNGVNRNAREAISWHRDTVTEKNMKYIKGLKYSEVIKEHSIKIVHGSPFYPENFNYVMSRREVIEAFLSFEEQICLIGHTHIPAAFRFNEDSGLYQYRFGSKVHVEKGFRYIINIGSVGQPRDGMPQAGVCLYDSDSGIFAEKRLDYDIHSAQKKILDAGLPPTLAYRLAYGL, translated from the coding sequence ATGAAGATTGCATTTATATCGGATATTCACAGTAATTACGATGCTTTAAAAACAGCTGCGGAATTCATTAAGGACAGTAATGCCGAAGCCGTGTACTGCGCCGGAGATATCATCGGGTATGGCGCGCAGCCTAATGAATGCGTGGATACGTTAAGGGGAATGCGGGCGTTATGCGTAAGGGGTAATCATGAAGATTACTTATTGGGGGAGAAAGACTTTAACGGGGTAAACAGGAATGCCAGGGAAGCAATATCCTGGCACCGGGATACGGTAACGGAAAAAAATATGAAATACATAAAGGGGCTGAAATATTCCGAGGTAATAAAAGAACACTCCATAAAAATTGTTCATGGTTCGCCTTTTTATCCGGAGAATTTCAACTATGTCATGTCCAGAAGGGAAGTGATTGAAGCCTTTTTATCATTTGAAGAACAGATATGTTTAATAGGGCATACTCACATTCCCGCGGCATTCAGGTTTAATGAAGACTCCGGGCTGTATCAGTACAGGTTTGGCAGCAAAGTACATGTTGAAAAAGGATTCAGGTATATTATTAACATAGGAAGCGTGGGTCAGCCGCGCGACGGCATGCCGCAGGCGGGAGTCTGTTTGTATGACAGTGACAGCGGTATTTTTGCCGAAAAAAGGCTTGATTATGATATTCACTCCGCGCAAAAAAAAATACTTGACGCAGGCCTTCCGCCAACCCTTGCCTACCGCCTGGCGTATGGGCTTTAA